AGACTTCTTTTTTATCTTCTGTCACTGGAACAACACGAGCTTTACCACCTTTTGTACCTCGATCTACAGGGAGATATCCAGTTCTTGAGGCATATTCAACCTGCCTACGCTCAAGACATGTAACCTCACTAATACGAAGTCCCATTTCTCTAGAAATTGTAAATGCATCCGATATATAATCTTTTCCCATTTTTTCAGCTAGATTTTTAAAGTTTCTGTACTCTTGTTCTGTCCACGCTCGGTTATGCTCTTTGCGGATCTCTGGAGTTTGATTAAATTCAAAGCCATATTTCTCCTGTAGTGTTTTATTATCACTTAAAGTATGACGTGGTCTATTGACTTGATCGTGCCAAAATCTAATTGAACTTAATTTGTTTTTTATAGTATCATCAGTATTTTGTTTGATCTCTTGTTGATATTGAATATAATCTACAAGGTGTTTATCACTTATATTTTTAAAGTTTTGAACCTTAAAACGATCATGAATAAAA
Above is a window of Natranaerobius trueperi DNA encoding:
- a CDS encoding integrase domain-containing protein, producing MAQKGMSNLERQLEKLYRHCNQSSKGYRIQSLKQTKEFARFIHDRFKVQNFKNISDKHLVDYIQYQQEIKQNTDDTIKNKLSSIRFWHDQVNRPRHTLSDNKTLQEKYGFEFNQTPEIRKEHNRAWTEQEYRNFKNLAEKMGKDYISDAFTISREMGLRISEVTCLERRQVEYASRTGYLPVDRGTKGGKARVVPVTEDKKEVWEVLNRKMKETSRGERLFVEEGEKAHQKTEEIQNFIYNHRSKVETEEGQLLRYYNDSGRNTNMTMHGLRYLYAQERIKNLREEYKSDSKVADVLTQEMGHNRTEVLKTYLSEA